A window of the Microvirga terrae genome harbors these coding sequences:
- a CDS encoding methyl-accepting chemotaxis protein, with protein MRFLNNLKLIVKLAIPTFILVAVSIGLIVMADRGLNNIADDTRDLVEHDVARLTVILQMNAEVNEASIQEKNLILLNSGQQDRLKSGETVYQDYKKLALQHAKELVELSNTAERRKINEEIQTTLNAYFDFMDKSVAFAMQDNDPAALAISNGEGRDVRKKARELLTARIDANKKALAESADDGAELADETSTTLIASAVVGILSALGLLGAIVIVGITRPLGAMAGAMGRLADGDLSVEVTGVERKDEVGALARSLQVFKDNAVEARRLAAAQEAENQAKMRRAELLDQLTKRFEMNVSALTQGLSSAATEMEATAQSMTSIAGQTTQQSVTVSSAAQQTSSNVQTVAAATEELSISIREIASQVAQSSQIADRAVQGARRTDAAVQDLATTAAKIGDVVQLINTIAGQTNLLALNATIEAARAGEAGKGFAVVATEVKELASQTARATEEISQQISSVQQATQQTVSAIQEIARTITEMSQISTSIAAAMEEQGAATAEIARNVQEAARGTEAVTGSIADVQQGAGETGAAASQVLGAAQELSRHSHDLGREVSTFLQDVKAA; from the coding sequence ATGCGTTTTCTCAATAACCTGAAGCTGATCGTCAAGTTAGCTATTCCCACCTTTATTCTCGTCGCCGTCAGCATTGGCCTGATCGTCATGGCCGATCGCGGTTTGAACAATATTGCCGATGACACCAGAGATCTGGTCGAGCACGACGTGGCCCGTCTGACGGTCATCCTCCAGATGAATGCCGAGGTGAACGAGGCGAGCATCCAGGAGAAGAACCTCATCCTCCTCAATTCCGGCCAGCAGGATCGCCTGAAGAGCGGCGAGACAGTCTACCAGGACTACAAGAAGCTGGCCCTGCAACACGCCAAGGAGCTCGTTGAGCTCTCGAATACGGCGGAACGGCGCAAGATCAACGAAGAGATCCAGACGACCCTGAACGCCTATTTCGACTTCATGGACAAGAGTGTCGCCTTTGCCATGCAGGACAACGACCCGGCAGCCTTGGCGATCTCCAACGGCGAAGGCCGCGACGTTCGCAAGAAGGCCCGTGAACTGCTCACCGCGCGGATCGACGCGAACAAGAAGGCTCTGGCCGAGTCGGCTGACGATGGCGCAGAGCTTGCCGATGAGACATCGACAACGCTCATCGCATCGGCGGTCGTCGGCATTCTGTCGGCTCTCGGGTTGCTCGGTGCGATCGTGATCGTCGGCATTACCCGCCCGCTCGGTGCAATGGCCGGCGCCATGGGCCGGCTGGCGGATGGCGACCTGTCGGTCGAGGTGACCGGCGTGGAGCGCAAGGACGAGGTCGGGGCGCTCGCCCGCTCGCTGCAGGTGTTCAAGGACAACGCCGTCGAGGCACGCCGCCTCGCGGCCGCCCAGGAGGCGGAGAACCAGGCCAAGATGCGCCGGGCCGAGCTGCTCGACCAGTTGACCAAGCGCTTCGAGATGAACGTCTCGGCCCTGACGCAGGGGCTGTCCTCGGCGGCCACCGAGATGGAGGCCACGGCCCAGTCCATGACGTCGATCGCCGGCCAGACCACGCAGCAATCGGTCACCGTCTCGTCGGCCGCCCAGCAGACCTCGTCGAACGTGCAGACGGTGGCGGCCGCCACCGAGGAGCTGTCGATCTCGATCCGTGAGATCGCCAGCCAGGTGGCGCAGTCCTCGCAGATCGCCGACCGGGCCGTGCAGGGCGCGCGCCGCACCGATGCGGCCGTGCAGGATCTCGCCACCACGGCGGCCAAGATCGGCGACGTGGTGCAGCTGATCAACACGATTGCGGGCCAGACCAACCTGCTGGCGCTCAACGCCACCATCGAGGCGGCGCGCGCCGGGGAAGCCGGCAAGGGCTTCGCCGTCGTCGCCACTGAGGTCAAGGAGCTGGCGAGCCAGACCGCCCGGGCCACCGAGGAGATCTCGCAGCAGATCTCGTCGGTCCAGCAGGCCACGCAGCAGACGGTCTCCGCCATCCAGGAGATCGCCCGCACGATCACCGAGATGAGCCAGATCTCGACCTCGATCGCGGCTGCGATGGAGGAGCAGGGCGCAGCCACGGCCGAGATCGCCCGCAACGTCCAGGAGGCAGCGCGCGGCACGGAAGCCGTGACCGGCAGCATCGCGGACGTGCAGCAGGGCGCCGGCGAGACCGGGGCCGCCGCCAGCCAGGTTCTGGGAGCGGCCCAGGAGCTGTCGCGCCACTCCCACGATCTCGGCCGCGAAGTCTCGACCTTCCTGCAGGACGTCAAGGCCGCCTGA
- a CDS encoding cation diffusion facilitator family transporter — MDKIQKLALGSIFVGTVVLVLKYAAYYITGSIALYSDALESIINVVTALAAFMAVRLSAAPADANHPYGHHKVEYFSAVLEGVLIIVAALAILREAYFGFLSPKMIDAPMEGLAINAFAGVINAFWSWLLISRGRRMRSPALVADGRHLLTDVMTSAGVLIGLLLVPITGWYWLDSALAALVAVNILWSGWGLMKESIGGLMDEALPEATLARVREVIAVNAEGAIEAHDLRTRHAGRMTFIDFHLVVPGHMSVTDAHDICDRLERALKAAVQDALITIHVEPDNKAKHAGIVVL; from the coding sequence ATGGACAAGATTCAAAAACTTGCCCTGGGCAGCATTTTCGTCGGAACGGTTGTTCTCGTTCTGAAATATGCCGCCTACTACATTACGGGCAGCATTGCGCTTTATTCGGATGCGCTGGAAAGCATCATCAATGTGGTGACCGCGTTGGCGGCCTTCATGGCGGTGCGCCTGAGCGCTGCCCCGGCGGACGCCAACCATCCCTACGGACACCACAAGGTGGAGTATTTTTCCGCCGTCCTCGAAGGCGTTCTGATCATCGTGGCCGCGCTGGCGATCCTGCGGGAGGCCTATTTCGGCTTCCTGTCGCCGAAGATGATCGACGCCCCCATGGAGGGCCTGGCGATCAATGCCTTCGCGGGCGTCATCAACGCCTTCTGGTCCTGGCTGCTGATCAGCCGCGGACGGCGCATGCGCTCCCCGGCGCTTGTGGCCGACGGGCGCCATCTCCTGACCGATGTGATGACCTCGGCGGGAGTCCTGATCGGCCTTCTGCTGGTTCCCATCACGGGCTGGTACTGGCTCGACTCCGCCCTTGCGGCTCTGGTGGCCGTCAACATCCTCTGGTCCGGCTGGGGGCTGATGAAGGAAAGCATCGGCGGCCTCATGGACGAGGCCCTGCCGGAGGCGACGCTCGCCCGCGTGCGCGAGGTCATCGCGGTCAACGCGGAAGGCGCCATCGAAGCGCACGACCTGCGCACGCGCCATGCGGGCCGGATGACCTTCATCGATTTCCATCTCGTGGTGCCCGGCCACATGAGCGTGACCGACGCCCACGACATCTGCGACCGCCTGGAACGGGCGCTCAAGGCCGCCGTGCAGGACGCGCTCATCACGATCCATGTCGAGCCCGACAACAAGGCCAAGCACGCCGGCATCGTGGTTCTCTGA
- a CDS encoding CHASE2 domain-containing protein, with product MAGLIAALLIPVLAFPPFRLVEARLYDILSVIAPPLPAQPGAVVVAIDEPSIGEVGQRWPWSRELHARLVENLRAAGAKVIAFDIIFADPTTEVADTAFAGALGPDVVLAADDVTTPLAQGVQVTRVMPLDPFLDAGAAIGVASVDLDGDAYLRRMPPLNDSLAAEVLRLKGEPQGPAPDGALIQYFGPARSYPTVSYYQALKPDEFLPPGFFKDQVVLVGLSLKQATSAEIGAPDTFPTPYTLTEGTLTAGVEVQATILDNLRHNLYVLPVPRLVMALLVIAGALLAAAFSTRGVSWRTGLAAAFLVAFFFVGAWAMLRLGRVWAPPALPAAAALAVFGARFGLDYARERHLRRTVSEAFSRYLSPDLVAQLARDPSALKLGGERRELSILFCDVRGFTTLSEKLKDEPERLTALINRLLDPLSEAVLAEGGTIDKYIGDCVMAFWNAPLPSPNHPLRAARAAMRMLEAVEILNAELSREQGEDAPRFAIGVGINTGDCVVGNVGSRWRYDYSVLGDTVNLASRLESLSKEYGVSIVLGPATASALQEHFVLIELDRIAVKGRAEKTAIFTILAPATQPQDPALAELIELHPTVLDTIGAGRRVEALALVRHCQTLAPSLSRYYGKLLLKATALPE from the coding sequence ATGGCCGGGCTGATCGCCGCTCTGCTGATCCCGGTTCTCGCCTTCCCGCCTTTTCGCCTGGTCGAGGCGCGGCTCTACGACATTCTCTCCGTCATCGCGCCGCCCCTGCCGGCGCAGCCGGGCGCCGTGGTGGTGGCCATCGACGAGCCGTCCATCGGCGAAGTCGGCCAGCGCTGGCCCTGGTCGCGGGAGCTTCACGCCAGGCTGGTCGAGAACCTGCGGGCCGCCGGCGCGAAGGTGATCGCCTTCGACATCATCTTCGCCGACCCGACCACAGAGGTGGCCGACACGGCCTTCGCAGGGGCGCTCGGACCGGACGTGGTGCTGGCCGCCGACGACGTGACTACGCCGCTGGCCCAGGGCGTTCAGGTCACCCGGGTCATGCCTCTCGATCCGTTCCTCGATGCCGGCGCGGCCATCGGCGTGGCGTCCGTGGATCTCGACGGCGACGCCTATCTGCGGCGCATGCCGCCATTGAACGACAGCCTGGCGGCCGAAGTGCTTCGCCTGAAGGGCGAACCGCAGGGGCCCGCCCCGGACGGCGCCCTGATCCAGTATTTCGGGCCGGCCCGCTCCTATCCGACCGTCTCCTATTACCAGGCCCTGAAGCCGGACGAGTTCCTGCCGCCCGGATTCTTCAAGGACCAAGTCGTGCTGGTGGGCCTGAGCCTGAAGCAGGCGACCTCCGCCGAGATCGGCGCGCCCGATACCTTCCCGACGCCCTATACGCTTACGGAAGGGACGCTCACGGCGGGCGTGGAGGTCCAGGCCACGATCCTCGACAATCTCAGGCACAATCTCTACGTGCTGCCCGTGCCCCGGCTCGTCATGGCGCTTCTCGTGATCGCCGGAGCCCTCCTGGCCGCCGCCTTCTCCACCCGGGGCGTGTCCTGGCGGACCGGGCTCGCGGCGGCGTTCCTGGTCGCGTTCTTCTTCGTCGGGGCATGGGCCATGCTGCGCCTCGGCCGCGTCTGGGCCCCGCCGGCCCTGCCGGCCGCCGCGGCGCTCGCCGTCTTCGGCGCGCGGTTCGGGCTCGATTACGCCCGGGAGCGCCATCTGCGCCGCACCGTGTCGGAAGCCTTCTCGCGCTACCTCTCGCCGGATCTTGTCGCTCAGCTCGCCCGTGATCCGAGCGCCCTCAAGCTCGGCGGCGAACGCCGCGAACTCTCGATCCTGTTCTGCGACGTGCGCGGCTTCACGACCCTGTCCGAGAAGCTGAAGGACGAGCCGGAGCGGCTGACCGCTCTCATCAATCGCCTGCTCGATCCGCTCTCCGAAGCGGTGCTCGCGGAAGGCGGAACCATCGACAAATACATCGGCGATTGCGTGATGGCGTTCTGGAACGCGCCGCTGCCGAGCCCGAACCATCCGCTGCGCGCGGCTAGGGCGGCCATGCGCATGCTGGAGGCGGTCGAAATCCTGAACGCCGAGCTGAGCCGGGAACAGGGCGAGGACGCGCCGCGCTTCGCCATCGGGGTGGGCATCAACACCGGCGATTGCGTGGTCGGCAACGTGGGATCGCGCTGGCGCTACGATTACTCGGTTCTCGGCGACACGGTGAACCTCGCCTCGCGCCTGGAGAGCCTGTCGAAGGAATACGGCGTTTCCATCGTGCTCGGGCCCGCGACGGCGAGCGCCCTGCAGGAGCATTTCGTGCTGATCGAACTCGACCGGATCGCCGTGAAAGGCCGCGCCGAGAAGACGGCCATCTTCACCATCCTGGCGCCCGCAACCCAACCTCAGGATCCGGCGCTGGCCGAATTGATCGAGCTGCATCCGACGGTTCTCGACACCATCGGGGCCGGACGGCGGGTGGAAGCCCTCGCGCTCGTCCGGCACTGCCAGACGCTCGCCCCTTCCCTGTCGCGCTATTACGGCAAGCTCCTGCTGAAGGCGACGGCTCTCCCGGAGTGA
- a CDS encoding FecR domain-containing protein, producing the protein MSFRSLRFLAAASVLALSLADAQAQEPVARQAPAAGAIVAAKGGEEMRFVREDLWRAAQLQQSLVGGDTLRTNAIGNLAILFKDQTQIRVGRNSTLTVNDVAGGGDANTQLSLQAGNIWARAARGGSGVDVKTPAAVAAIRGTDWSLSVDGAGKTSLVVLEGVVELKNPQGAVTVRQGEGAVAAVGQAPTKFVLVSPNDREQMLFYMTMREVFINLPTTTLETRQFKAEGARIQALPAEARTAEDWLTLAESLMNSGDRRAAAAPLAEARSRPMTRAQRARADYLEALMAGADRRWQDAIRLFERAKPGLDSRRRGWAEYGRYAAASLADPKRVQPVPKVPVKDPRTAEISAYLTGFRQDLKAAAAEAAAAEKAFPNDAGLAILSASLAQDLDHREDMYAAYERAKGADPTDPNVVAFGATIKADYARDIDGALADLYAVVKTEPNFSLLNQIGLLEQGRGAFVEAEAAFRRALAMEPQNPIPYVNLALLLLDQSRVDEAGALIDKALALDPTTAYTARGRYLLQKGRMAEAIEFMLAGSAVNPALANDQVTLADGFFQNGDYELAWQTLDNADRLDPRSPIIPILRTAFALDLYLADEAILAAREALKRYRDRGGDYAGISVSKQTGSYPVEAYRFINLHDWARFYADRTFDPFEAQGYFDQAIVSRPGLFATEPTLDTAEGTDLNSAALNLSIQGLLLDPLAVAGRIGRYDPIRRPFLDTEIGGGAIVRGGQVGYQSGVLVNGFVNEPLPTSFSLSASANEARGDLTADNERGRGITFSLGTAPSAADRFLFMGWANEGQPGLTDINRIDLTQHIERDTTNLFGMAGWSHTFGYRNVLSAAVFASRNDTLDRGEVWDYGFYPELGNPYAIHTLWSQKQRVDGVVGAVSHAIGIGDFNLRYGLEAQAGQLRDRGVSNSDLYYFSGIGSDSDSVASESPFRGGRAYADVLWRPNDWFEAEAGIHRTFLDVKYDRPDVWVSPRFGIGISPLEGQWLRAAYVENADTFLSYTLAPTTTVGLIPNDTPASGPTKSLVLRWDAEWTPRVFTALEYQRQTVNDLNVPRINTLSSFEDIEEARAEWLAATINVWLGHGIGVFGTVGGATSKILESSRTDEPTGIGEPVPYIPERFARFGMTFVHPSRLRFTLTQNFIGERSGSYGNDRLDSYWTTDAALTWETPDRRFQVGVTALNLFDQRYDFGFDIPAPGRTVAASVKARF; encoded by the coding sequence ATGTCTTTCCGTTCCCTCAGGTTTCTGGCCGCTGCAAGCGTCCTGGCGCTGTCCCTTGCCGATGCTCAGGCGCAGGAGCCCGTGGCGCGCCAAGCCCCCGCTGCGGGCGCCATCGTGGCGGCCAAGGGCGGCGAGGAGATGCGCTTCGTGCGCGAGGACCTCTGGCGCGCCGCCCAGCTCCAGCAGAGCCTCGTGGGCGGCGACACCCTGCGCACCAACGCCATCGGCAATCTGGCGATCCTGTTCAAGGACCAGACCCAGATCCGCGTCGGCCGCAACTCGACCCTGACCGTCAACGACGTGGCCGGCGGCGGCGACGCGAACACCCAGCTCAGCCTCCAGGCCGGCAACATCTGGGCCCGCGCCGCCCGCGGCGGCTCGGGCGTCGACGTCAAGACGCCTGCCGCGGTGGCGGCGATCCGCGGCACCGACTGGTCCCTGTCGGTTGACGGCGCGGGCAAGACCTCCCTGGTGGTGCTGGAAGGCGTCGTCGAGCTCAAGAATCCGCAGGGCGCGGTGACGGTGCGTCAGGGCGAAGGCGCGGTGGCGGCCGTCGGTCAGGCGCCGACGAAATTCGTCCTCGTCAGCCCCAATGACCGCGAGCAGATGCTCTTCTACATGACGATGCGCGAGGTGTTCATCAACCTGCCGACCACGACCTTGGAGACCAGGCAGTTCAAGGCCGAAGGCGCGCGGATCCAGGCTCTACCGGCCGAAGCCCGCACGGCGGAGGATTGGCTCACCCTTGCCGAAAGCCTCATGAATTCCGGCGACAGGCGTGCGGCGGCGGCCCCCCTGGCGGAGGCCCGCAGCCGCCCGATGACTCGGGCGCAGCGTGCCCGCGCCGACTACCTGGAGGCCCTCATGGCCGGTGCAGACCGCCGCTGGCAGGACGCGATCAGGCTCTTCGAGCGCGCCAAGCCCGGTCTGGACTCCCGGCGCCGCGGCTGGGCCGAGTATGGCCGCTACGCGGCGGCCTCCCTGGCGGATCCGAAGCGGGTCCAGCCGGTCCCGAAGGTCCCGGTCAAGGATCCCAGAACGGCGGAGATCAGTGCCTATCTCACCGGTTTCCGCCAGGATCTCAAAGCCGCCGCCGCCGAGGCGGCGGCCGCCGAAAAGGCATTTCCGAACGATGCCGGCCTTGCCATTCTTTCCGCGTCCCTGGCCCAGGATCTCGACCATCGCGAGGACATGTACGCGGCCTATGAACGGGCCAAGGGCGCCGATCCGACCGATCCGAACGTGGTCGCGTTCGGGGCGACGATCAAGGCGGATTACGCCCGCGACATCGACGGCGCCCTGGCCGACCTCTACGCGGTCGTGAAGACGGAACCGAATTTCTCGCTCCTGAACCAGATCGGCCTGCTCGAACAGGGCCGCGGCGCCTTCGTCGAGGCCGAGGCCGCCTTCCGGCGCGCGCTCGCGATGGAGCCGCAGAACCCGATCCCCTATGTCAACCTGGCCCTTCTCCTCCTCGACCAGAGCCGGGTGGACGAGGCGGGCGCTCTCATCGACAAGGCGCTGGCGCTCGACCCGACCACCGCGTACACGGCCCGTGGACGCTATCTGCTGCAGAAAGGCAGGATGGCCGAAGCGATCGAGTTCATGCTGGCCGGCTCCGCCGTCAATCCGGCTCTCGCCAACGACCAGGTCACCCTGGCCGATGGCTTTTTCCAGAACGGCGATTACGAGCTCGCCTGGCAGACCCTCGACAATGCCGACAGGCTCGATCCGAGATCTCCCATCATCCCCATCCTGCGCACGGCCTTTGCCCTCGACCTTTATCTTGCCGACGAGGCGATCCTGGCCGCGCGCGAGGCCCTGAAGCGCTACCGGGACCGGGGCGGCGATTATGCCGGGATCTCGGTCAGCAAGCAGACCGGCTCCTATCCGGTCGAAGCCTATCGCTTTATCAATCTGCACGATTGGGCGCGCTTCTACGCCGACCGCACCTTCGATCCCTTCGAAGCCCAAGGCTATTTCGATCAGGCGATCGTCAGCCGCCCCGGCCTGTTCGCCACCGAACCGACGCTCGATACTGCGGAAGGCACGGACCTCAACAGCGCCGCCCTGAACCTCTCGATCCAGGGATTGCTTCTCGATCCCCTGGCCGTCGCTGGGCGCATCGGGCGCTACGATCCGATCCGCCGCCCTTTTCTCGATACGGAAATCGGCGGCGGGGCGATCGTGCGCGGCGGCCAGGTCGGCTATCAATCGGGCGTGTTGGTCAACGGCTTCGTCAACGAGCCGCTGCCCACGAGCTTCAGCCTCTCCGCGAGCGCCAACGAGGCCCGCGGCGATCTGACCGCCGACAACGAGAGGGGACGGGGCATTACCTTCAGCCTCGGCACCGCACCCAGCGCCGCTGATCGCTTCCTGTTCATGGGCTGGGCGAACGAGGGACAGCCGGGCCTGACCGATATCAACCGGATCGACCTCACACAGCATATCGAGCGGGACACGACCAACCTGTTCGGAATGGCCGGCTGGAGCCACACCTTCGGGTACCGGAACGTGCTTTCGGCCGCCGTGTTCGCGAGCCGGAACGACACGCTCGACCGCGGTGAGGTCTGGGATTACGGGTTCTACCCCGAACTCGGCAATCCCTATGCCATCCACACCCTCTGGAGCCAGAAGCAGCGCGTCGACGGCGTGGTCGGCGCCGTCAGCCACGCCATCGGGATCGGCGACTTCAACTTGCGCTACGGGCTGGAGGCGCAGGCCGGTCAATTGCGCGACAGAGGCGTCAGCAACAGCGATCTCTACTACTTCAGCGGTATCGGCAGCGACAGCGACAGCGTCGCGTCCGAGAGCCCGTTCCGCGGAGGCCGCGCGTATGCGGACGTCCTGTGGCGTCCGAACGACTGGTTCGAGGCCGAGGCCGGGATCCATCGCACCTTCCTCGACGTCAAATACGACAGGCCCGATGTCTGGGTCTCGCCCCGCTTCGGCATCGGCATCTCGCCGCTGGAAGGGCAATGGCTCCGCGCCGCCTATGTGGAGAACGCCGACACGTTCCTGAGCTACACGCTCGCGCCGACCACGACGGTCGGGTTGATCCCCAACGATACGCCCGCCAGCGGGCCGACCAAGAGCCTCGTGCTGCGCTGGGATGCGGAATGGACGCCGCGAGTCTTCACGGCCCTGGAATATCAGCGGCAGACCGTGAACGATCTCAACGTTCCCAGAATCAACACGCTGAGCAGCTTCGAGGACATCGAGGAGGCCCGCGCCGAATGGCTCGCCGCCACGATCAATGTCTGGCTCGGTCACGGGATCGGCGTCTTCGGCACCGTGGGCGGAGCGACGTCGAAGATTTTGGAAAGCTCGCGGACGGATGAGCCCACAGGCATCGGCGAGCCGGTTCCCTACATTCCGGAGCGCTTTGCCCGCTTCGGGATGACCTTCGTCCATCCGAGCCGCCTGCGGTTCACCCTGACCCAGAATTTCATCGGCGAGCGCTCGGGCTCCTACGGGAACGACCGGCTCGATTCGTACTGGACGACCGACGCCGCCCTGACCTGGGAAACGCCGGACCGGCGCTTCCAGGTCGGCGTGACGGCGCTGAACCTGTTCGACCAGAGATACGATTTCGGGTTCGACATCCCGGCTCCGGGCCGCACCGTGGCGGCGAGCGTGAAGGCGCGGTTCTGA
- a CDS encoding response regulator: MTDSVTSDGDLNGLRILVVEDEAAISLLLEDMLLDFGCEVIGPAARLSAALDAVAREQVDLAILDVNVAGEPIYPVAEALAQRSIPFVFSTGYGSAGIRDAFRDRPVLQKPFAQNDLKQKLLMARGKSA, encoded by the coding sequence GTGACTGACAGCGTAACCAGCGACGGCGATCTCAACGGCCTGCGCATTCTCGTCGTCGAGGACGAAGCCGCGATCTCCCTGCTCCTGGAAGACATGCTTCTCGACTTCGGCTGCGAGGTGATCGGCCCGGCCGCACGCCTGTCAGCCGCCCTGGACGCCGTGGCGCGCGAACAGGTCGATCTGGCGATCCTCGACGTGAATGTCGCCGGCGAGCCGATCTACCCGGTCGCCGAAGCCCTGGCACAGCGGTCGATCCCGTTCGTCTTCTCGACGGGCTATGGCAGCGCGGGCATCCGGGACGCCTTCCGTGACCGCCCGGTTCTGCAGAAACCCTTTGCCCAGAACGATCTGAAGCAGAAGCTGCTGATGGCACGCGGCAAGTCGGCCTGA
- a CDS encoding glutamine amidotransferase, whose protein sequence is MPRRRSRAPVLIVLHQEHSTPGRVGRLLVERGYPLDIRRPRFGDPLPETLAEHTGAVIFGGPMSANDPDDFVKTEIDWIEVPLKENKPVLGLCLGAQMMARHLGARVWAHPEGRAEIGYYPLLPTPAGEALSGDWGVPWPSHVYHWHREGFDCPHGAETLATGDDFPTQAIRVGERAFGLQFHPEVTHAMLCRWTVRAAERLAMPGAQDRVRQLAGRFQHDPHVSRWLDRFLDHWLDDPLPKRLRA, encoded by the coding sequence ATGCCTAGGCGGCGGTCCAGGGCACCCGTTCTCATCGTTCTGCACCAGGAGCACTCGACCCCCGGTCGGGTCGGGCGTCTGCTCGTCGAACGCGGCTACCCCCTCGACATCCGCCGTCCCCGGTTCGGCGACCCGCTTCCGGAGACCCTCGCGGAACACACGGGAGCCGTCATCTTCGGCGGTCCGATGAGCGCCAACGATCCTGACGATTTCGTGAAGACCGAGATCGACTGGATCGAGGTTCCGCTTAAGGAGAACAAGCCTGTTCTCGGCCTCTGCCTCGGAGCCCAGATGATGGCCAGGCATCTCGGCGCCCGGGTCTGGGCCCATCCGGAAGGCCGGGCCGAGATCGGCTATTACCCGCTGCTGCCGACCCCTGCCGGGGAGGCCCTCAGCGGCGACTGGGGCGTTCCCTGGCCGAGCCATGTCTATCACTGGCACCGGGAAGGATTCGACTGCCCGCATGGGGCCGAGACCCTGGCGACGGGCGACGACTTTCCCACCCAGGCGATCCGGGTCGGCGAGCGGGCCTTCGGCCTCCAGTTCCACCCGGAGGTCACCCACGCCATGCTGTGCCGCTGGACCGTCCGTGCCGCGGAGCGGCTCGCCATGCCGGGCGCGCAGGATCGGGTCCGGCAGCTCGCCGGACGCTTCCAGCACGACCCGCATGTCTCGCGCTGGCTCGACCGGTTTCTGGATCACTGGCTCGACGACCCGCTGCCGAAGCGCCTGCGGGCCTGA
- a CDS encoding helix-turn-helix domain-containing protein, translated as MDESRKLFVGPRLKRLRRELNMSQSRMAEELGLSPSYLNLMERNQRPITAQVLIRLAHAYSLDPREFANDDHERTVSELEEVFADPLFRATPVARLELRETVESAPSLVDAVNRLYRAYQALRGAREAVMPSPSDRDRAEDASQVNPVDRVRELIHEAKNHFAELDEAAETLASDLSLTGHEPFFAIAERLHARHGIRVRIMPVDVMPDSLRRYDHHRRQLLISELVDPSGRTFQAAYQLAFAEMRETIDALAARLEPTDGPARRLLRVSFGNYFAGALMMPYGRFHAAAEALGYDVEVLGARFGASFEQVAHRLTTLARPGARGIPFFLVRVDSAGNVSKRFSSGRFPFSQFGGTCPLWNLHSTFRIPGQVATQIVELPDSSRWFSIARTVRRAFNPWGAPDPQFVVGLGCELKYAHRLVYARGLDPASADATPIGVNCRLCERAACPQRAAPPLMHALIVDEMKRGISPFEFDAT; from the coding sequence ATGGATGAGAGCAGAAAGCTTTTCGTGGGCCCCCGTCTCAAGAGGCTGCGGCGCGAGCTCAACATGAGCCAGTCGCGCATGGCCGAGGAGCTCGGGCTGTCCCCGAGCTACCTGAACCTGATGGAGCGCAACCAGCGGCCGATCACCGCCCAGGTGCTGATCCGCCTCGCCCACGCCTATTCCCTCGACCCGCGCGAATTCGCCAACGACGATCACGAGCGCACCGTGTCGGAGCTCGAGGAGGTCTTCGCCGATCCGCTCTTCCGCGCCACCCCGGTGGCGCGGCTCGAGCTGCGCGAGACCGTGGAGAGCGCCCCCTCCCTGGTCGACGCCGTCAACCGTCTCTACCGGGCCTATCAGGCCCTGCGCGGCGCCCGCGAGGCGGTCATGCCGAGCCCCAGCGACCGCGACCGGGCGGAGGACGCGTCCCAGGTCAATCCGGTCGACCGGGTGCGGGAGCTGATCCACGAGGCGAAGAACCATTTCGCCGAACTGGACGAGGCCGCCGAGACCCTGGCGTCCGACCTCTCCCTGACGGGCCACGAGCCCTTCTTCGCCATCGCCGAGCGCCTGCACGCCCGGCACGGGATCCGGGTGCGCATCATGCCGGTCGACGTGATGCCGGACAGCTTGCGCCGCTACGACCATCACCGGCGCCAGCTCCTGATCTCCGAACTGGTGGATCCTTCCGGAAGGACCTTCCAGGCTGCCTACCAATTGGCCTTCGCCGAGATGCGCGAGACCATCGACGCGCTCGCCGCCCGGCTCGAGCCCACCGACGGACCGGCGCGGCGGCTGCTGCGCGTCTCCTTCGGCAACTACTTCGCCGGCGCCCTCATGATGCCCTATGGCCGGTTCCACGCGGCCGCGGAGGCGCTCGGCTACGACGTGGAGGTGCTGGGCGCCCGCTTCGGCGCGAGCTTCGAGCAGGTGGCGCACCGGCTCACCACGCTGGCCCGCCCGGGCGCGCGGGGAATTCCGTTCTTCCTGGTGCGGGTGGATTCCGCCGGCAACGTGTCGAAGCGCTTCTCCTCGGGCCGGTTCCCGTTCTCGCAGTTCGGCGGCACCTGCCCGCTCTGGAACCTGCACTCCACCTTCCGGATCCCCGGCCAAGTGGCGACCCAGATCGTCGAGCTGCCGGATTCCTCGCGCTGGTTCTCCATCGCCCGCACGGTCAGGCGCGCCTTCAACCCATGGGGAGCGCCCGATCCGCAATTCGTCGTGGGCCTCGGCTGCGAGCTGAAATACGCCCACCGCCTCGTCTATGCCCGCGGCCTCGACCCGGCTTCCGCGGACGCGACGCCGATCGGGGTCAATTGCCGCCTGTGCGAGCGCGCCGCCTGCCCGCAGCGCGCCGCCCCGCCCCTGATGCACGCGCTTATCGTCGACGAGATGAAGCGCGGGATCTCGCCCTTCGAATTCGACGCGACCTGA